The DNA window GGCGCCGGCCCCCGCGCCCGGTACCTGCACCGCGAAGCCGTGGTTGTGGCTGGTCACCTCGACCTTGCCGGTGACCCGGTCGAGCACCGGCTGGTTGATGCCCCGGTGGCCGTACCCGAGCTTGTAGGTGCCGAAGCCGAGCGCGCGGCCGAGGATCTGGCTGCCGAAGCAGATGCCGAACAGCGGCACCCGGCGGCGCAGCACCTCCCGGGCGAGGGCGACCGGACCGTCCGCGGTGGCCGGGTCGCCCGGCCCGGGCGAGAGGAACACCGCGTCCGCGCCGGTGGCGAGCAGGTCGTCGATGGTCGACGAGGCGGGCAGCACGTGGGTGGTGACGCCGCGCTCGGCGAGCCGGCGCGGCACGTTGCGCTTGATGCCCAGGTCCAGCGCGGCGACGGTGAACCGGTGCGCGCCGCGCGCCTGCACCACGTACGGCTGCGGGGTGGTCACCTCGGCGGAGAGGTCCGCGCCCACCATCCCCGGCGACCGGCGCACCCGCTCGAGGAGGGCGCTCGGGTCGTCCTCGACGCTGGAGACGCCGACCCGCATGGCGCCGCGCTCGCGCAGGTGCCGGGTCAGCGCCCGGGTGTCCACGCCGCTGATGCCGACCACGCCCTCGGCGGCGAGCCGCTCCTCCAGCCCGCCGGTGGCCCGCCAGTTCGAGCCGATCCGGGCGGGGTCGCGCACCACGTACCCGGCGACCCAGATCCGGCCGGACTCGTCGTCCTCGCCGTTCACGCCGGTGTTGCCGATGTGCGGCGCCGTCTGCACGACCACCTGCCGGTGGTACGACGGGTCGGTCAGCGTCTCCTGGTAGCCGGTCATGCCGGTGTTGAACACCGCCTCGCCGAACGTCTCCCCGATGCTGCCGTACGCCTCGCCGTGGAAGGTCCGGCCGTCCTCCAGCACGAGGATCGCGGAACGTCTGCGACTCACTTAACTGCCTTTCCGTCGAGAACCGTCGGCTCGCCGCGCAGGAAGGTCGCCACGATGCGACCTGGCAGCGTCATGCGGGCGTACGGGGTGTTGCGACTGCGGCTGGCCAGGTCCGCCGGTTCGATCACGCGGCGGGCGGCCGGGTCCACCAGGGTCAGGTTGGCCGGCACACCGGGCGCCGGGTCCAGGCCGTGCGAGTCGAGCCCGGCGATGCGGGCCGGGGCGCGGGACATCCGCTCGGCGATCAGGTCCCACTGCGGGCCGAGCACGTCCAGGGCGATCGACAGCGCCGTCTCCAGCCCCAGCATGCCCGGCCGGGCGTACGCCCACTCGCACTCCTTGTCCTCCACGGCGTGCGGGGCGTGGTCGGTGGCGACGACGTCGATCACGCCGTCGGCCAGCGCGGCGCGCAGGGCGGCGACGTCGGCGGCGGTGCGCAGCGGCGGGTTGACCTTGTACACCGGGTCGTAGGTCTCCGCCTTGGCGTCGGTGAGCAGCAGGTGGTGCGGGGTGACCTCGGCGGTCACCCGCACCCCGCGCGCCTTGGCGTGCCGCAGCACCTCCACGCTGCCGGCGGTGGAGACGTGGCAGACGTGCAGCCGGCTGCCGACGTGCTCGGCCAGCAGCACGTCGCGGGCGATGATCGCCTCCTCGGCGACCGCCGGCCAGCCGGTGAGCCCGAGCCGGGTGGAGACCTCTCCCTCGTGCATCTGCGCGCCCTCGGTGAGCCGGGGCTCCTCGGCGTGCTGGGCGATGATCCCGTCGAACGCCTTGACGTACTCCAGCGCCCGGCGCATCAGCCTCGGGTCGGCGACGCAGTGCCCGTCGTCGGAGAAGATCCGCACCCGGGCGGCCGAGTCGGCCATCGCGCCCAGCTCGGCCAGCCGCTCGCCGGCCAGGCCGACGGTGACCGCGCCGATCGGCTGCACGTCGACCAGCCCGGCCTCCCGGCCGAGCCGCCAGACCTGCTCGACCACGCCCGCCGTGTCGGCGACGGGCGAGGTGTTGGCCATCGCGCAGACCGCCGTGTAGCCGCCGAGGGCCGCGGCCCGGGAGCCGGACTCGACGGTCTCGGCGTCCTCCCGGCCCGGCTCGCGCAGGTGGGTGTGCAGGTCGACCAGGCCGGGCAGGGCCACCAGCCCGGTGCCGTCGAGCACGGTGGCGTCCGGCGCGGTCGGCCCCGCGCCGGTCTCCGCCACCACGCCGTCGCGGATCAGCAGGTCGGTCGGCGCGGCGCCGACGACGCTCACGTTGGTGATCAGGTACGCGGTCACAGGTTGTTCCCCCCGAGCAGCAGGTAGAGGACGGCCATCCGCACGGAGACCCCGTTGGCGACCTGTTCGACGATGGTGGAGCGGGGCGAGTCGGCGACCTCGGTCGTGATCTCCATTCCCCGGTTCATCGGCCCCGGATGCATGACGATGGCGTGCTCCGGCAGCCGCCGCATGCGCGGCCCGTCGAGCCCGTAGCGGCGGGCGTACTCGCGGGCGGAGGGGAAGTAGGAGTCGCCCATCCGCTCCCGCTGCACCCGCAGCATCATCACCACGTCCACACCAGGAAGAACGGTGTCGAGGTCGTAGGAGACGTCGGTGCCGGGCGCGAGCGCCGCCGCGATGTCCACCGGGATCAGCGTCGGTGGGCCGACCAGGGTCACCTTCGCGCCGAGGGTGGACAGCAGCAGCACGTTCGAGCGGGCCACCCGCGAGTGGAGCACGTCCCCGACCACCGCGACGTGCAGGCCGGCGAGCCGCCCCAGCCGGGAGCGCATCGTGTACGCGTCGAGCAGCGCCTGGGTGGGGTGCTCGTGGGTGCCGTCGCCGGCGTTGACCACCGACCCGTCCACCCAGTTGGCGAGCCGGTGCGGGGCCCCGGAGGCGGGGTGCCGGACGACCACCGCGTCGGCGCCCATCGCCTGGAGGGTGAGCGCCGTGTCCTTCAGGCTCTCGCCCTTGGCCACGCTCGAGCCCTTGGCCGAAAAGTTGATCACGTCGGCGCTGAGCCGCTTGGCCGCCGCCTCGAAGGAGATCCGGGTGCGGGTGGAGTCCTCGTAGAAGAGGTTCACCACGGTCCGGCCGCGCAGCGCGGGCAGCTTCTTGACCTCGCGGCCGGCGACGGTGGCCATCTCGGCCGCGGTGTCCAGGATCTGGGTGGCGGTGGCGGCGTCCAGATCGGCGCCGGAGAGCAGGTGCCGGATCATGAGATGGTCTCCCCGTACAGCCGGACCTCGTCGGCGCCGTCGGTCTCGGCGAGGGTGACCCGGACGCTCTCCGCGAGTGAGGTCGGGATGTTCTTGCCGACGTAGTCGGCGCGGATCGGCAGTTGGCGGTGGCCGCGGTCGACCAGCACGGCGAGCTGCACCGAGGCGGGGCGGCCGAGGTCGCTGAGCGCGTCGAGGGCGGCCCGGACCGTACGGCCGGAGAAGAGCACGTCGTCGACGAGGACGACCCGCTTGCCGTCGATTCCGCCCGCCGGGAGCTGGGTCGGGCCGACCGCCCGGGTGCCCTGCCGGTGCAGGTCGTCGCGGTAGAGGGTGATGTCGAGCACACCGGCCGGGACCGTGACGGTCTCGAAGGCGCTGATCCGGCCGGCGAGCCGCCGCGCCAGGGGCGCGCCCCGGGTGGGGATGCCGAGCAGCACGGTGTCGGCGGCGCCCTGGGTCTTCTCCAGGATCTGGTGGGCGATGCGGTCCACCACGCGCGAGACGTCCGCTGCGGTGAGGATCACCTTCACCGAGGGTTGTCGCGGTGGCGACGAGTGGGCAGCCGGTGGGTAGGCCACGGCGGACCTCCTTCCCCGCCTCACGGGACGGGTCGTTAAAGGACGTCTGGCACCTCCGGCGGGCCGCGAGGGCGGCCGACCGGGGCTCCACGCCACGTTACCAGCGGTCACGGGGCCCGCCGACGCCGGCACTGACCCCTGGATCAGGGTGTCGAAACGGGATAACCCACCCAGCGCCTGCCAACGGTAGGGTCACGACCACTTGACCACGTGTCGCAATCCCCGTACCGTCACGCTCCGTAGCGAAAACTGGGGAGAACCCCGAAGCACTCGAGCAGCACTGGGAGTGTCCGAATGCCCTCTGAATACGCCAAGTCGCTGGGCGCCCGCCTGCGCTCCATCCGCCAGCAGCAGGGCCTGTCCCTGCAGGGGGTGGAGGAGAAGTCCAACGGGCGGTGGAAGGCCGTCGTGGTCGGCTCGTACGAGCGCGGTGACCGCGCCGTCACGGTGTCCCGCCTGGCCGAGCTGGCCGACTTCTACCGGGTGCCCGTCTCCGAGCTGCTGCCCGACGGCAGCGGGGTTCGCCACGAGCCCACCAGCAAGATCGTGCTGGACCTGGAGCGGCTCTACGACGACGCCTCCGAGGAGCTGGCCTACGTCGCCCGGTACGCCCGCGCCATCCAGCAGCAGCGGGGCGACTACAACGGCCGGGTGCTCTCCATCCGCGCCGACGACCTGCGCGCCCTGGCGATCGTCTACGACGCCTCGCCGTCCGGCCTGATCGAGCGCCTCACCGAGCACGGCGTGCTCGTCGCCGACCCCCGGGCGTTCTTCGCATCCTGACCCCGCACGACGCAGGCCCGCAGCCGTTCGGCTGCGGGCCTGCGTCGTTGTGCGTTTGCCGGGTGGCGTCGGGTTCCTCAGCGGGTCGCGTACTCGGCGATCCGCCCGAGCACGCCGTTGAGGAAGCGCGGCGAGTCGTCGGTCGACATCTGCCGGGCCAGCTCGACCGCCTCGCTGATCGCCACGGCGTCGTCGATCTCGTCGACGTACAGCAGCTCGTAGACCGCGATGCGGGCCAGGTTGCGGTCGACCACCGGCATCCGGTCCAGCGTCCAGCCCTCGGCGTAGCTGGCAATCAACTCGTCGATCCGGTCCAGGTGCGCGGCCACCCCCTCGACGAGGCCGACCGCGTACCCGAGGTGCTCCGGGTGGGGCTTCTCGATCCGCTCCAGGTAGCTGGCCAGCACCTCCACCGGGGGCCGGTTGCGCAGGTCGGCCTCGAACAGCACGTCCAGCGCCCGCTTGCGCGCCTTGCGGCGCGCGGGCATCTGCTGCTTCGGACCCTCGGCCATCAGGCGCGGCCGAGGTAACGGCCGTCGCGGGTGTCGACCTTGATCTTCTCGCCCGTCGTGATGAAGAGCGGCACCTGCACGGTCGCGCCGGTCTCGACGGTGGCCGGCTTGTTGCCGCCGGTGGAGCGGTCGCCCTGTAGGCCCGGCTCGGTGTAGGTGACCTCCAGCACGACGGAGGTCGGCAGCTCGATGTACAGCGGCACGCCCTCGTGGGTGGCGACGATCGCCTCCGCCTCGGGCAGGAGGTAGTTGGCCGCCTCGCCGACGGTGCCGCCGGGCACGGTGATCTGGTCGAACGTCTCCAGGTCCATGAAGACGTAGTCCTCGCCGTCGGCGTACAGGTACTGCATGGTGCGCTTGTCGACGGTCGCGGTGTCGACCTTGGTGCCCGCATTGAAGGTCTTGTCGACCACCTTGCCGGACAGCACGTTCTTCAGCGTGGTACGCACGAAGGCGCCACCCTTACCGGGCTTGACGTGCTGGAACTCGACGACGGCCCACAGCTCCCCGTCGAGGTTGAGTACCAGGCCGTTCTTCAGGTCGTTGGTGGTGGCCATTTCCTGCCTTGATCATGAATTTGGCGGACAGACCTGGCAAGTCTACTAGCTGCCCGCGGCGGCGGTTTCCGCGCTCAGGCGTCGGGCCAGGTGGTGCAGGGCGAGCCGGTACCCGTCGACGCCCAGCCCGCAGATCACCCCGGTCGCCACCGCGGAGACCACCGAGTGGTGCCGGAACTCCTCGCGGGCGTGGATGTTGGAGATGTGCACCTCGACCAGCGGGCCGCGCAGCAGCGCGCAGGCGTCCCGCAGGGCGATCGAGTAGTGCGACCAGGCGGCCGGGTTGAGCACCACCGCCGCCCGCTCGTCGGCCGCCGCGTGCAGCCAGCCCACCAGCTCGTGCTCGGCGTCGGTCTGCCGGACCAGCACGTCCAGACCCAGCTCGCGGCCGGTCTCCACGCACATGGTCACCAGGTCGGCGTAGCTGGTCAGCCCGTAGACGTCGACCTGCCGGGTGCCCAGCCGGCCGAGGTTGACCCCGTTCAGCACGTACACCCTCACGAGGCCACCTCCCGGTAGGCCCGGTGCAGCAACTCCTCGTCGGGGCCTTCCAGGATCGTCGGGCGGGCGAGGCCGTCCAGCACCACGAACCGCAGCTTCGAGCCGCGCGTCTTCTTGTCCACCCGCATCGTGGCCAGCAGCGCCGGCCAGGCGTCGGCCCGGTAGCTCGTGGGCAGCCCGAGCGCCGCCAGCACGCCGCGGTGCCGCTCGGCCGTGGCCGCGTCCAGCCGGCCGGCCAGCCGGGCCAGCGTCCCGGCGTAGACCATGCCGACGGCCACCGCGTGCCCGTGCCGCCAGCGGTAACCCTCCACCTTCTCGATCGCGTGGGCCAGGGTGTGGCCGTAGTTGAGCACCTCGCGCACCCCGGACTCGCGCAGATCGCCGGAGACCACGTCCGCCTTGACCCGGATCGCCCGCTCGACCAGCTCCCGGACCAGCGGGCCCCGCGGGTCGGTGGCCGCCGCCGGGTCCCGCTCCACCAGGTCGAGGATCACCGGATCGGCGATGAACCCGCACTTGACGACCTCGGCGAGCCCGGCGGCCAGGTCGGCCGGCGGGAGGCTGTCCAGCACCGTGAGGTCGCAGAGCACCCCGGCCGGCGGATGGAAGCCGCCGACCAGGTTCTTCCCGGCCGCGGTGTTGATCCCGGTCTTGCCGCCGACCGCCGCGTCGACCATGCCGAGCAGCGAGGTCGCCACCGGCACCCAGCGCACCCCGCGCAGCCAGCAGGCCGCGACGAAGCCGGCCAGGTCGGTGACCGCTCCCCCGCCCACCCCGACGACGGCGTCGGTCCGGGTGAACCCGGCCTCGCCGAGCCGGTCCCAGCACGCGGCCGCCACCTCGATCGCCTTGCCCGCCTCCGCGTCCGGCACCTCGATCGGCAGCGGCGCCATCCCGGCGGCGGCCAGCCGGGCGCCGATCGCGTCGGCCAGCGCCTTGAGCGGCGGCGCGTGCAGCACCGCCACCCGGGCCGCGCCGGGCAGCAACGACGGGAGGGCGTCGAGCAGATCGCGTCCCACGAGCACGTCGTACGGCCGCTCGCCGTCGACGGGAATGCGGGTAGTCACCTCGTCCATCGCCCGCCACCCTAGCCCAGCGACCGCCCCCAGACGCCCGCCTGTCCACAGGGTGGTTGGCTGCCGGGCGATCAGGGCTTGAGCAGGGCGACGATCTCGGCGGCGATCTCCTCCGGCGTCCGCCCGTCGGTGACCACGGTCACGGTCGCCACCTCGGCGTAGAGCGGTCGGCGCTGGTCCATCAGGTGCCTCAGCGTCGCCCGCGGGTTGAGCGCCAGCAGCGGCCGGCCGCTGCCCAGCCCGACCCGCTTCACCGCGTCGGGCAGCTCGACACTCAGGTGCACCACGGTGTGCCCGACCAGGGCGGCCCGGTTCTCCTCGGCGAGCACGGCGCCGCCGCCGAGGGCGAGCACGCCGGCGCAGGAGGCCAGCGCCGCGGCCGTGGCGGCCCGTTCGAGCGTACGGAAGTGCGCCTCGCCCTCGTCGACGAAGATCTCCGGGATCGGCTTGCCGGCCAGCCGCTCGATGTCCTGGTCGGTGTCCCGGAACTCCACGCCGAGCA is part of the Micromonospora olivasterospora genome and encodes:
- the carA gene encoding glutamine-hydrolyzing carbamoyl-phosphate synthase small subunit, producing MSRRRSAILVLEDGRTFHGEAYGSIGETFGEAVFNTGMTGYQETLTDPSYHRQVVVQTAPHIGNTGVNGEDDESGRIWVAGYVVRDPARIGSNWRATGGLEERLAAEGVVGISGVDTRALTRHLRERGAMRVGVSSVEDDPSALLERVRRSPGMVGADLSAEVTTPQPYVVQARGAHRFTVAALDLGIKRNVPRRLAERGVTTHVLPASSTIDDLLATGADAVFLSPGPGDPATADGPVALAREVLRRRVPLFGICFGSQILGRALGFGTYKLGYGHRGINQPVLDRVTGKVEVTSHNHGFAVQVPGAGAGAVVPDQVIDTEFGGVQVSHVCLNDNVVEGLRARDVPAFTVQYHPEAAAGPHDADYLFDRFAELIEGGGLDRKRSEGRGLDRNNSEGGKNA
- a CDS encoding dihydroorotase, with translation MTAYLITNVSVVGAAPTDLLIRDGVVAETGAGPTAPDATVLDGTGLVALPGLVDLHTHLREPGREDAETVESGSRAAALGGYTAVCAMANTSPVADTAGVVEQVWRLGREAGLVDVQPIGAVTVGLAGERLAELGAMADSAARVRIFSDDGHCVADPRLMRRALEYVKAFDGIIAQHAEEPRLTEGAQMHEGEVSTRLGLTGWPAVAEEAIIARDVLLAEHVGSRLHVCHVSTAGSVEVLRHAKARGVRVTAEVTPHHLLLTDAKAETYDPVYKVNPPLRTAADVAALRAALADGVIDVVATDHAPHAVEDKECEWAYARPGMLGLETALSIALDVLGPQWDLIAERMSRAPARIAGLDSHGLDPAPGVPANLTLVDPAARRVIEPADLASRSRNTPYARMTLPGRIVATFLRGEPTVLDGKAVK
- the aroB gene encoding 3-dehydroquinate synthase is translated as MDEVTTRIPVDGERPYDVLVGRDLLDALPSLLPGAARVAVLHAPPLKALADAIGARLAAAGMAPLPIEVPDAEAGKAIEVAAACWDRLGEAGFTRTDAVVGVGGGAVTDLAGFVAACWLRGVRWVPVATSLLGMVDAAVGGKTGINTAAGKNLVGGFHPPAGVLCDLTVLDSLPPADLAAGLAEVVKCGFIADPVILDLVERDPAAATDPRGPLVRELVERAIRVKADVVSGDLRESGVREVLNYGHTLAHAIEKVEGYRWRHGHAVAVGMVYAGTLARLAGRLDAATAERHRGVLAALGLPTSYRADAWPALLATMRVDKKTRGSKLRFVVLDGLARPTILEGPDEELLHRAYREVAS
- a CDS encoding shikimate kinase, producing the protein MSRPVCVLVGSPGSGKTTVGEALAALLGVEFRDTDQDIERLAGKPIPEIFVDEGEAHFRTLERAATAAALASCAGVLALGGGAVLAEENRAALVGHTVVHLSVELPDAVKRVGLGSGRPLLALNPRATLRHLMDQRRPLYAEVATVTVVTDGRTPEEIAAEIVALLKP
- a CDS encoding aspartate carbamoyltransferase catalytic subunit; the encoded protein is MIRHLLSGADLDAATATQILDTAAEMATVAGREVKKLPALRGRTVVNLFYEDSTRTRISFEAAAKRLSADVINFSAKGSSVAKGESLKDTALTLQAMGADAVVVRHPASGAPHRLANWVDGSVVNAGDGTHEHPTQALLDAYTMRSRLGRLAGLHVAVVGDVLHSRVARSNVLLLSTLGAKVTLVGPPTLIPVDIAAALAPGTDVSYDLDTVLPGVDVVMMLRVQRERMGDSYFPSAREYARRYGLDGPRMRRLPEHAIVMHPGPMNRGMEITTEVADSPRSTIVEQVANGVSVRMAVLYLLLGGNNL
- the pyrR gene encoding bifunctional pyr operon transcriptional regulator/uracil phosphoribosyltransferase PyrR, translating into MAYPPAAHSSPPRQPSVKVILTAADVSRVVDRIAHQILEKTQGAADTVLLGIPTRGAPLARRLAGRISAFETVTVPAGVLDITLYRDDLHRQGTRAVGPTQLPAGGIDGKRVVLVDDVLFSGRTVRAALDALSDLGRPASVQLAVLVDRGHRQLPIRADYVGKNIPTSLAESVRVTLAETDGADEVRLYGETIS
- the aroQ gene encoding type II 3-dehydroquinate dehydratase; this translates as MRVYVLNGVNLGRLGTRQVDVYGLTSYADLVTMCVETGRELGLDVLVRQTDAEHELVGWLHAAADERAAVVLNPAAWSHYSIALRDACALLRGPLVEVHISNIHAREEFRHHSVVSAVATGVICGLGVDGYRLALHHLARRLSAETAAAGS
- the efp gene encoding elongation factor P, giving the protein MATTNDLKNGLVLNLDGELWAVVEFQHVKPGKGGAFVRTTLKNVLSGKVVDKTFNAGTKVDTATVDKRTMQYLYADGEDYVFMDLETFDQITVPGGTVGEAANYLLPEAEAIVATHEGVPLYIELPTSVVLEVTYTEPGLQGDRSTGGNKPATVETGATVQVPLFITTGEKIKVDTRDGRYLGRA
- a CDS encoding transcriptional regulator translates to MPSEYAKSLGARLRSIRQQQGLSLQGVEEKSNGRWKAVVVGSYERGDRAVTVSRLAELADFYRVPVSELLPDGSGVRHEPTSKIVLDLERLYDDASEELAYVARYARAIQQQRGDYNGRVLSIRADDLRALAIVYDASPSGLIERLTEHGVLVADPRAFFAS
- the nusB gene encoding transcription antitermination factor NusB: MPARRKARKRALDVLFEADLRNRPPVEVLASYLERIEKPHPEHLGYAVGLVEGVAAHLDRIDELIASYAEGWTLDRMPVVDRNLARIAVYELLYVDEIDDAVAISEAVELARQMSTDDSPRFLNGVLGRIAEYATR